A single region of the Paramicrobacterium fandaimingii genome encodes:
- a CDS encoding glutamate--cysteine ligase — protein MTIEFAQSARSSIGIEWELALVDQKTGELANAAGDVLRDLRRADGKDHPQIVSELLQNTVELVSGVHTRVSDAVTELSRLLDDLRTIAAARNVVPIASGTHPFGQWFDQPVTDKERYHKLIERTQWWGRNMLIWGVHVHVGLDDVDKALPIVAGMLRFFPHLLALSASSPFWGGVDTGYASNRSLMFQQLPTAGLPYEQIRTWSDYERYVDDELSTGIIEDQTEVRWDVRPSATWGTVEVRFCDSTSTAAELAGIAALVHCLVDDLAQRLDDGESLAELPPWFVRENKWRAARYGLDATIIIDSEGRQRSVADDIAALIARLEPVSHRLGCAAELSSLHGIIADGGSSARQRKAAAESNGDLTVVVAQLARELGQRPRNF, from the coding sequence ATGACGATCGAATTCGCGCAATCGGCCAGGTCGTCGATCGGCATCGAATGGGAGCTCGCCCTCGTCGACCAGAAGACAGGCGAACTCGCCAATGCGGCCGGTGACGTGCTCAGAGATCTGCGTCGTGCCGACGGCAAAGATCATCCTCAGATCGTCTCCGAACTCCTTCAGAACACCGTCGAGCTCGTGAGCGGTGTGCACACGAGAGTGTCGGATGCCGTCACGGAGCTCTCCCGCCTTCTCGACGACCTGCGCACCATCGCCGCAGCACGCAACGTCGTTCCGATCGCCTCGGGCACGCATCCGTTTGGTCAGTGGTTCGACCAACCGGTCACGGACAAGGAGCGCTACCACAAGCTCATTGAGCGCACACAATGGTGGGGCCGAAATATGCTCATCTGGGGCGTGCACGTGCATGTGGGGCTCGACGACGTCGACAAGGCTCTGCCGATCGTCGCGGGGATGCTGCGGTTTTTTCCGCATCTTCTTGCCCTGTCGGCGTCGAGCCCGTTCTGGGGCGGTGTCGACACGGGGTACGCCTCGAATCGCTCGCTCATGTTTCAGCAGCTGCCGACCGCGGGGCTTCCGTACGAGCAGATTCGCACGTGGAGCGACTACGAGCGCTACGTTGACGACGAGCTGTCGACAGGAATCATCGAGGACCAGACGGAGGTGCGCTGGGACGTGAGGCCGTCGGCTACGTGGGGAACCGTCGAGGTGCGCTTTTGCGACAGCACGTCGACCGCTGCGGAACTCGCCGGCATCGCTGCGCTCGTGCATTGCCTCGTCGATGACCTCGCGCAGAGGCTGGATGACGGGGAAAGCCTCGCTGAGCTGCCGCCGTGGTTCGTGCGCGAGAACAAATGGCGAGCGGCACGCTACGGGCTCGACGCGACGATCATCATCGACAGCGAGGGTCGCCAGCGGTCAGTCGCCGACGACATCGCTGCGCTCATTGCGCGTCTCGAACCTGTCAGCCACCGTCTCGGCTGCGCCGCCGAATTGTCATCGCTCCACGGCATCATCGCCGACGGGGGAAGCAGCGCCAGACAGCGGAAGGCGGCCGCGGAATCGAACGGTGATCTCACCGTCGTTGTTGCGCAGCTCGCGCGCGAGCTTGGTCAGCGCCCGAGAAACTTCTGA
- the rpsP gene encoding 30S ribosomal protein S16 → MAVKIRLKRFGKIRSPYYRIVVADSRTKRDGRVIEEIGKYHPTEEPSLIQVNSDRAQYWLSVGAQPTEQVLALLKLTGDWGTFKGDKDAVSTVKLADAKAEFVADEKKKPVLKPKAEKPAEKAAEKPADEAKEADAAEAPAEEQA, encoded by the coding sequence GTGGCTGTCAAGATTCGTTTGAAGCGCTTCGGAAAGATCCGTTCGCCCTATTACCGTATCGTCGTCGCCGACTCGCGCACCAAGCGCGATGGTCGGGTCATCGAGGAGATCGGCAAGTACCACCCGACCGAAGAGCCTTCGCTCATTCAGGTCAACTCCGACCGCGCTCAGTACTGGCTGTCGGTTGGCGCTCAGCCCACCGAGCAGGTGCTCGCGCTGCTCAAGCTCACGGGCGACTGGGGAACCTTCAAGGGCGACAAGGACGCCGTTTCGACGGTGAAGCTGGCCGACGCCAAGGCGGAGTTCGTGGCTGACGAGAAGAAGAAGCCTGTACTCAAGCCCAAGGCTGAGAAGCCTGCCGAGAAGGCGGCTGAGAAGCCCGCTGACGAGGCCAAGGAAGCTGACGCAGCTGAGGCGCCGGCCGAAGAGCAGGCCTAG
- a CDS encoding RNA-binding protein, which yields MLAPALEHLVKGIVENPDDVNVLAKSTSRGEVLEVRVNPEDLGRVIGRAGRTAKALRTVVGALADGSRVRVDVVDTDD from the coding sequence TTGCTCGCACCCGCTCTGGAGCACCTCGTCAAGGGAATCGTCGAGAACCCTGACGACGTGAATGTTCTTGCCAAGAGTACGTCTCGCGGCGAGGTCCTCGAGGTTCGCGTGAACCCCGAGGACCTTGGCCGGGTCATCGGTCGCGCGGGTCGCACGGCGAAGGCACTGCGCACCGTCGTCGGAGCGCTTGCCGATGGCTCGCGCGTTCGCGTCGACGTGGTCGACACTGACGACTGA
- the rimM gene encoding ribosome maturation factor RimM (Essential for efficient processing of 16S rRNA), translating to MARAFASTWSTLTTDVAQQDPRRTSLRVGRLSKAHGLKGALKLELFTDDPDRRFVPGSAFSLQVPSTSPWHGSSIVLSELRWYNGAPVAFFEGVSDRTAAESLVKAILWTDDADQSTEENAWYDHQLVGLRVHRDGVDVGSVSRVDHLPSQDLLIVATDNGDVMVPFVAAIVPLVDIDAGTVTVTPPYGLFEEAPDDGSETRAKHASGPVE from the coding sequence ATGGCTCGCGCGTTCGCGTCGACGTGGTCGACACTGACGACTGACGTGGCACAGCAAGACCCTCGCCGTACATCGCTCCGCGTCGGACGTCTCTCGAAGGCGCACGGACTCAAGGGCGCCCTCAAACTTGAGCTTTTCACCGACGATCCAGATCGTCGATTCGTTCCCGGCTCCGCGTTCAGCCTTCAGGTTCCTTCAACGTCACCGTGGCACGGTTCGTCGATCGTGCTCTCGGAACTGCGGTGGTACAACGGAGCGCCCGTCGCCTTCTTCGAGGGTGTGTCGGATCGCACGGCCGCCGAGTCGCTCGTCAAGGCGATCCTCTGGACGGACGACGCAGACCAGTCGACGGAAGAGAACGCCTGGTACGACCACCAGCTCGTCGGCTTGCGCGTGCATCGCGACGGTGTTGACGTCGGCTCAGTGAGTCGCGTCGACCATCTTCCTTCGCAAGATCTTCTCATCGTTGCAACAGACAACGGGGACGTCATGGTTCCGTTCGTCGCCGCAATCGTTCCGCTCGTCGACATCGACGCCGGTACGGTCACCGTGACTCCGCCCTATGGGCTCTTCGAGGAGGCACCGGACGACGGTAGCGAGACCCGCGCGAAGCACGCATCCGGCCCAGTCGAGTAG
- the trmD gene encoding tRNA (guanosine(37)-N1)-methyltransferase TrmD, producing the protein MRFDIVTIFPEFFGVLDISLLGRARQSGVIELGVHNLRDYTHDRHRTVDDTPYGGGAGMVMKPEPWGEALDDVIEEADDPLVIFPSPAGEVFTQRMARELAEESHLVFGCGRYEGIDQRVFDHTQTRARMKLVSLGDYVLNGGEVAVMAMIEAIGRLVPGVVGNPESLVQESHEDGLLEYPSYTKPSVWRSREVPAVLLSGNHGAVDTWRREQQIERTRRVRPDLLPE; encoded by the coding sequence ATGCGCTTCGACATCGTCACGATCTTTCCCGAGTTCTTCGGAGTTCTCGACATCTCGTTACTCGGACGCGCCCGTCAGAGCGGAGTGATTGAACTCGGCGTTCACAACCTGCGCGATTACACGCACGACAGACATCGCACGGTCGACGACACGCCGTACGGGGGCGGAGCGGGGATGGTGATGAAGCCGGAGCCGTGGGGTGAGGCCCTCGATGATGTGATTGAGGAGGCCGACGATCCGCTGGTGATCTTTCCGTCGCCCGCAGGCGAGGTCTTCACACAGCGCATGGCGCGTGAGCTGGCCGAGGAGTCCCACCTGGTTTTCGGATGCGGTCGCTATGAGGGAATTGACCAAAGGGTGTTCGACCACACTCAGACCCGGGCGCGCATGAAGCTCGTGAGCCTCGGCGACTATGTGCTCAACGGGGGAGAGGTCGCGGTGATGGCCATGATTGAGGCGATCGGGCGTCTCGTTCCCGGTGTCGTCGGCAACCCGGAGAGCCTTGTTCAGGAGTCGCACGAAGACGGACTGCTCGAGTACCCCAGCTACACGAAACCCTCCGTCTGGCGCTCACGTGAGGTGCCCGCCGTGCTGCTCAGCGGCAATCACGGTGCTGTCGACACGTGGCGCCGCGAGCAGCAGATCGAACGGACGCGACGCGTTCGCCCCGACCTGCTGCCCGAATAG
- the map gene encoding type I methionyl aminopeptidase, with the protein MIELKTPDEIEQMRPAGRFVADTLSALADAADVGVNLLDLDRLAHDRIRAAGAESCYIDYHPSFGAMPFGKVLCTSVNDAVLHGLPRDYRLRDGDLLSVDFAASVNGWVSDSALSVIVGTPRDEDVRLIDVTTRALDAGIAAANTGGKIGDISAAIAEIAHDAGYSINTDFGGHGVGRTMHGEPHVPNDGRAGRGYPLRSGLVIAIEPWFLLTTDKLVTDADGWTLRSADGSRGAHMEHTIAITDDGPIVLTQR; encoded by the coding sequence ATGATCGAATTGAAGACGCCAGACGAAATTGAGCAGATGCGGCCAGCTGGACGCTTTGTCGCCGACACTCTGAGCGCGTTGGCGGATGCCGCTGACGTCGGTGTGAACCTGCTCGACCTCGACAGGCTCGCCCACGATAGAATTCGCGCTGCCGGCGCCGAGTCCTGCTACATCGACTACCACCCGTCGTTCGGCGCCATGCCCTTCGGAAAGGTGCTGTGCACCTCGGTGAACGACGCGGTGCTGCATGGGCTTCCTCGCGACTATCGCCTCCGCGACGGCGACCTGCTCAGCGTCGACTTTGCGGCATCCGTCAATGGCTGGGTCTCCGACTCTGCGCTCAGCGTGATTGTGGGAACGCCGCGTGACGAAGATGTTCGGCTCATCGACGTGACGACCCGCGCACTCGACGCGGGAATCGCCGCGGCGAATACGGGCGGAAAGATCGGCGACATCTCCGCCGCAATCGCCGAGATCGCGCACGACGCGGGGTACTCGATCAACACTGACTTCGGAGGGCACGGTGTCGGCCGCACGATGCACGGCGAGCCACACGTTCCCAATGATGGTCGTGCCGGCCGGGGTTACCCGTTGCGCTCCGGCCTTGTCATCGCCATCGAACCGTGGTTCCTTCTGACGACGGACAAGCTGGTGACGGATGCCGACGGCTGGACGCTCCGCAGCGCAGACGGCTCGCGCGGCGCACATATGGAGCACACCATCGCGATCACCGATGACGGCCCCATCGTACTGACGCAGCGCTGA